The genomic window GCGTTTATCCAGCAATTCCGGATTATACTTCACTAACTCATTATGCAATATCTCGTATTCTTTCTTGATATCGTCTGCCTCAGCGGGAACCATGAACAATAACAATGAATTACGTTCGATATGACGTAAGAAACGAAGTCCCAAACCTTTTCCCTCGCTTGCTCCTTCGATAATACCCGGTATATCGGCCATTACGAACGAACGGTTATCGCGATAACTCACGATGCCTAAATTAGGCTCCAACGTAGTAAAAGGATAATTAGCGATCTTCGGTTTAGCGGCGGATACGACAGAAAGCAAGGTAGATTTACCCGCATTCGGGAAGCCTACCAAACCGACATCGGCCAGCAATTTCAACTGAAGAATCACCGTACGTTCCAATGCCGGCTCACCCGGTTGCGAATAACGGGGCGCTTGATTGGTAGCCGTCTTGAAGTTAAAATTCCCCAGACCGCCACGACCGCCTTTCAGCAACATCACTTGCTGACCGTCTTCCGTAACGTCGCAAATAAACTCTCCGGTCTCAGCATCGTAAACAACCGTACCGCAAGGAACCTCGATTACTCGATCCTCCCCGTCTTTACCCGAGCTACGCTTCGCGCTACCACTCTCACCATTGGTGGCCATGATATGACGCTCATATTTCAAGTGAAGGAGCGTCCAGTAATTCCGGTTACCACGGAGATACACATGACCTCCTCTCCCTCCATCGCCCCCGTCGGGACCTCCTTTCGGAATGTATTTCTCACGACGGAAGTGAGAAGACCCTCTTCCACCCTTTCCTGAGCGGCAATAGATCTTGACATAATCTACAAAGTTCGATTCAGCCATATTGGTTTATTTCAATTATTTTACGTTATTAACCGCCTCTTTGATACGACCGAAGATTTCCTCGATTGTTCCCATCCCTTTGATGGCCACGTGCTTGCCTTCACCTACATAGTAGTCTGCCAAAGGAGCTGTTTGAGTATGGTAAACATCCAGTCTGGATTTGATCGTCTCCAAGTTATCGTCAGAACGTCCGGATACTTTACCGCGCTCCAATAAACGCTTGATCAACTCCTCTTCCTCTACTTGAAGGTTCAACATAACGGAAACGTCTGTTCCACGCTCGTTCAACATCTTCTTCAAGGCTTTCGCTTGAGGGATCGTACGAGGGAAACCATCGAAGATTACGCCCTTAGCCGGCTTCTTGCTATCCAATACATTCGCCAACATATCAACGATCAACTCGTCCGGAACCAATTGTCCCTTCTCGATATAATCCTTAGCGATCTTGCCCAGTTCTGTCTCAGCCTTCATCTCGCCACGCAATACATCGCCAGTAGAGATATGATCCAAACCGTATTCTTTAATAATCAACTCACTTTGTGTTCCCTTACCTGAACCGGGAGCACCAAAAATAACCACGTTCAACATACTATTGTTCCTTTATTATATATAATGTATACTATTTTATTCCACAACCTTGTAGATATCCTTATATGAGCGGCCCAACTCATCATAATCCAAACCATGTCCCACGATAAAATCAGCGGGTATCTGTAAGCCTACATAATCCGGAGTCAACTCGCATTTCAAGGATTCCGGCTTGAAAAGCATCGTTGCCAATCTTACATCGGCGGCACCCTCGCTCCGAAGCTTCTCCATCACGTAGCTCATCGTAAAGCCCGTATCGATAATATCCTCCAATAAGATCACCATACGTCCGCGAATATCAGCCTGCACCGGCATGATCTCATTCAATATGCCCGTACTGGAAGTTCCTTGATACGAGGAATAACGAGCGAATGTCAGCTCATACGGAACATCCAGCTCACGCATCAGCTCGGCGACAAACATAAAAGCCCCGTTTAGCACACCCACGAATAGAGGATTTTTCCCTTCCACATCCGCTTTAATCTGAACGGCCATTTTAGCGATAGCCGCCTGAATATCCGACTCCGGAATAAACAGTTCAAATTCTTTGTCTTTTAGACGAATTCTGTCCATAAATCTTTCGGTTTTCGAGGGGACAAATGTACAACTTTTTCGGCGATGCACAAAAAAGTGTAGCAACATACCAAAGTTTGTTATACATTTGTAAGCAGAATAAAACCCCAGACATCTAGAATTATGATTAAGATATTCGCTACAGACAAGGTAAAGGAGCTCGACCAATATACGATTCAACACGAGCCAATTAGTTCGATCGACTTAGTGGAGCGTGCCGCTACGACGTTCGTCCATGAGTTTTGCCGGCGCTACTCCAAGCAGGTCCGCATCGTGATTTTCGCCGGTCAAGGCAATAACGGAGCCGACGCTTTGGCCATCGCCCGCCTTTTGAACGAGGAATCATACCGGGTAGAGACGTATTTATTCAACCCGACAGAGCATCTGTCCGTAGAGTGTGAGCAAAACAAGCAGCGTCTGCTCGACATGGAACGGATCGAATTTACGGAAGTGGTCCGTGACTTTGAGCCGCCGACGCTAACCGACCGAGACGTGGTGATCGATGGCTTGTTCGGTTCGGGATTAAACCGTCCTCTCACCGGAGGTTTCGCCGCTATGGTCAATTATATCAACCAATCCGAGGCGGAAGTCGTAGCGATCGATATTCCTTCCGGCTTATTCGGGGAAGATAATCGTAAGAATGACTCGGAGGCGATCATCAAGGCCAGCTTAACCTTGACATTCGGCTTCCCGAAACTGGCGTTTCTTTTTCCGGAGAATGAACAATACGTAGGCGAGTGGAAAATACTGGATATCGGAATCCATCCGGACGCAATTTATGAGACGGCTTCCCCTTACTCATTGGTTACGGAAGAAGATATATCCTATTCGTTAAAGTCTCGCAAACGTTTCGCCCATAAGGGAACGTTCGGACATGCTTTATTGATCGCCGGAAGTAAAGGAAAAATGGGAGCCGCCCTATTATCCGCGAAGGCATGCTTACGGAGTGGAGCCGGACTATTGACCGTGCATATCCCGACCCGAGGCGAATCAATCTTCCAGACCGCTTTCCCGGAAGCGATGTTAAGTCTAGACGCAAATCCTGATTATTTCTCTACGGTTCCCGAGATAGGTAGTTACTCCGCTGTCGGTATGGGACCGGGACTCGGACAGCATTTAGAATCCGCAGCAGCGATCGAACGTATCCTGCAATCCAGCACAAAACCAGTCGTTATCGATGCGGACGCTATTAATATAATGGCATCCAACAAGGACTTATTCAATAAGATCCCGCCACGGAGCATCCTCACTCCCCATCCGAAGGAGTTCGATCGGATAGCGGGTGAAAGCACGAACTCATACGACCGTTTGATGAAAGCGCAATCTTTCGCCGCCGAACATAAGATTTGTATCGTATTGAAAGGTGCTTATACCGCTATTTGTTCTCCGGCAGGAAACATTTATTTCAATAGTTGCGGAAATCCGGGCATGGCAACCGCCGGTAGCGGAGACGTGCTGACGGGCATCATCCTCAGCTTATTGGCGCAAGACTATTCTCCGGAAACTGCCGCTGTAGTCGGAGTATTCTTGCACGGCACAGCCGGTGATCTCGCCGCCGCTTTCCGCTCGGAAGAGAGCATGATCGCCAGCGACATCACGGATATGCTCGGAAAAGCGTTTAAGCAAATCAAATAAATCCAGCAAAAACAACGGGCGTTTTTACTCTCGTTTGTTACAATTACTACCGCTATTCCATATATTATACGGACTTACAGTGTACATATAGAATGGTGGTAGTAAATTTTCATGGTACCCCAACGCCTTTTGCTATCACATTTCAACCTTTTCTTACTCACTCAATAAATGTCGGCGATATCTTTTATGACAAAGCTCTGTAAAGTAGAGTTATTGTAACTTTTAAACATGTATAATTGTATCCCTATCATTTTATAGAAAAACACGTACATGAATTTTTTTAAACATGTACGACTTTTTTCGAAAACACGTACGTGTTTCAGCATAAACATCATGATATTTTCACAATGCTGATTATCAACACTTTAAATAAAGTATTCGATTACTGGCTTATTGTAGTATTTTCTGTAAAGAAAAGCTTCAGTCGTTGATACCATAACTATTACAGCAACATTTGGCTACATCATATAATGTATTTAGTGTATCCAAATCAGATATACTGCGTTGGCGATGTTTGTATATATTACTTGGCAAAGTCAGTACTACTGCGTTTGCCGACTAATAAATGACCGATTGCCATACACTTCCGTTAAAATAAATAAAAAAGGAAAAAGAGCTTACGTATCCCTTGCCCCAGAGTTGTCTCATATATAAAACACCGACAAATTTGTATTAACAATAAAGCTATACGTACATGAAAATAACAATCGTATCGTTCGCAATGGCAGCTGCTTTCGGTTTAATCGCCTGTGATAACACGAAGCATAACACATTGACCGAACAAGAGAAAGCGGAAGGTTGGGAACTTCTATTCGATGGGGAAACCTTGGATGGCTGGCGGGATTATAACGGAACTGCCTTGACCGGACCTTGGGAAGTTGTAAACGGAACCATCCAAGCGGACGGGCAAGGTAGCGATGCCAGCGGATACATCGTCACCGACAAGGCTTATGAGAATTTTGAGCTTTCGTGGGACTGGAAAATCTCGAAAGGAGGAAATAGCGGTTTATTATATCATGTGGTAGAACGTCCTCAATTCCCGGTTCCCTACGTTACCGGTCCCGAGTATCAATTGATTGATGATATCAATTTCGCGGAGCCATTGGAAGATTGGCAACGTTGCGGAGTGGATTACGCGATGTATTTACCGGACTTCAACACGATAAAAGTACATCCGGCCGGCGAATGGAACAACTCTAAGATTATTTTTGACAACGGACATGTCACCTACTTTATGAACGGGCACAAAACCGTAGAGTTCGATGCATGGTCTGATGATTGGTTCTCCCGTAAGAACAGCGGTAAATGGGCGAACGCTCCTGAATACGGATTAGCGCATAAAGGCTTGATTTGTTTGCAAGACCACGGTTATCCCGCATGGTTCCGTAATATCAAGATCAAGGAACTTCCCCGCAAGACACGAGAGGCTCGTTTATTCAACGGCGAGGACATTACAAACTGGGATAAATACGGCACAGAATTATGGTATGTAAAAGATGGTTTATTAGTATGCGAAAGTGGCCCGGATAAACAATACGGCTATCTAGCCACCCGGGAATATTACGACGATTTTGACCTTACCGTGGAATTTAAACAGGAAGCGGATGGTAATTCTGGCGTATTTATTCGTTCCTTTGTAGAAGAAAAAGATGTAAAGGTAAACGGCTGGCAAGTGGAAGTCGCCCCCAAAGGCTTTGACACGGGCGGTATCTACGAATCCTACGGACGAGGATGGTTGATACAGATCCCGGACGAGAAGGAGAACATCCTAAAACAAGGAGAGTGGAACACGATGCGTATCCGGGTACAAGGAGATAATGTACAGACTTGGCTCAACGGAGAGGAGATGGTAAACATCCGGGATGAAAAGATCGGAGCCGGTCAAGGGCGTATCGCTTTGCAAATACATGATGGTGGCGGCATCAAGGTTCTTTGGCGCAACCTTCATTTACAAACATTATAGAATATCGTTTTCTTAAAATTTAATAGTTATGAAAAACATTTCGAGAAGAAGTTTCCTCAAGACCGGAGCCGTAGCGGCAGCCGGACTAACGATCGTTCCGGGTTCTGTACTCGGTAAATCCTTTGGCTATACAGCTCCTAGTGACAAACTGAATATCGCGGGTATCGGTGTCGGCGGTATGGGACGTCGTAACCTCGCCAACATGAACACGGAGAATATCGTAGCTTTATGCGATGTAGATTGGCACTACGCGGACAAGACCTTCAAGGACTATCCGAAGGCTAAACGCTTTAAAGACTGGCGTGTCATGTTCGATGAGATGGGTAAATCAATCGATGCGATTATGGTAGCCACCCCAGACCATACACATGCCGGCGTGACCGCCCACGCAATCACGCTAGGCAAGCATTGCTATACGCAAAAACCGCTTACCCACTCCGTTTACGAATCGCGTTTGCTTACCAAACTGGCGAAGAAATATAAGGTAGCCACCCAAATGGGTAACCAAGGTAACTCATTCGACTGGTGCCGGCAGATCGCGGAGTGGATACAGTCTGGCGTAATCGGCGATGTATATGAGGTACATTGTTGGACAGACCGCCCCATCTGGCCCCAAGGCTTGATGAAGCCGAACGATACCCCGAAGTGCCCGAAGACACTGGATTGGGATTTATGGATCGGCCCGGCTCAAAAGCGGCCTTATAATCCGGTCTATACCCCTTGGAACTGGCGTGGATGGTGGGACTTCGGAACCGGGGCCTTGGGCGATATGGCTTGCCATATCATGGACCCGTTGTATTGGGCACTCGACTTAAAATATCCGACCAGCGTAATCGGCAGCTCTACTTTGAGTAACCTGTACTCCCCTCCTCACGCACAGATCGTAACCTATACATTCCCCGCACGTCCACCCAAAGGAAATGTCAAGATGCCGGAAGTGAAAGTCTATTGGTACGATGGTGGTCTGATGCCTCCCCGTCCGGAAGAATTGAAAGACGGGCAGATGATGGGCGACGAGAACGGCGGTATCATCTTCATCGGAACGAAAGGAAAGATCATGACAGGCTGTTATGGAATGAACCCGACCTTATTACCGGTTTCCGACATGGAACATTTCAACCAGCCCAAACCGACGATCCCGAGAGTGAAAGGTGGCAATGGAGACATATGGTCCACCAATGCCCATGAGCAAGACTGGATCCGGGCTTGCAAGGAATCCCCGGAAAATCGTACGGAAGCCTCATCCAACTTCCAGTTCTCCGGTCCGTTCAACGAGATGGTCGTGATGGGAGTCTTGGCCGTTCGCCTCTCCGGACTGCAAGGTTTGCATCGTGAGTTGCAATGGGATGGAGAGAACATGCGGTTTACGAACATCTCCCCGAACGATAAGATCAAGATCGTCACGGTGGATGATTTCAAGGTAATTGACGGAGATCCGCGTTTCGACCGTCGCTTCGCCGAGTTTAACGCTGCGGAAATGGCCAACGAATGGATCAAGCATACGTATAACAACGGTTTCTCTTTGCCGGATATGCCAAGATAAACCTTTTAATAACAGCCAAATATGATAAGACATATCTATAAAATAATGATAGCGATCGTTTGCTGCCTATTGGCTATTCCAAGCGAAGCGCAAACGAAGGCCGAGAAGAACGGATGGCGTCTAGGGATGCAATCCTATAGTTTCCACCTGTTCCCTTTGACGGAAGCTCTCGATAAGACACAAGAACTGGGATTGAAATACATCGAGATTTATCCCGGCCATAAGCTCGGTGGTAAATGGGGAGATAAAGTATTCGATTTCAACCTTGATGCGCAGACCCAGAAAGAGATCAAGGAGCTTGCGGCATCCAAAGGTATCAAGATCGTAGGAACCGGGGTGTATGTAGCCGAAAAGTCGTCCGATTGGGAAAAGATGTTCAAATTCGCGAAAGCGATGGACCTAGAGTTCATTACTTGCGAACCGGCTTTAAGTGACTGGGACTTGGTAGAAAAATTGTCCAAGCAATACAACATTAAGATCTCCGTCCATAATCACCCGCAGCCTTCCGACTACTGGAAACCTGAGAACCTGTTGAAAGCCATCTCCGGACGCAGTCAATCGCTTGGTTCTTGTTCCGATGTGGGGCATTGGCGTCGGGAGGGGCTAAACCAGATTGATTGCTTAAAGCAACTCAAAGGTCGAATCATCTCTTTGCATTTCAAGGATATCGCCCCGAAAAAAGCAGGAGAGAATGAGCAGCACGACGTGATCTGGGGCACAGGCATCCTAGATGTAAAGGGAATGTTGAAAGAACTCAAATCCCAGAATTTCAAGGGAGTATTCTCTATCGAGTATGAATACAACTGGGAAAACTCTGTACCGGACATTAAAGAATGTATCCAATACTTCAATAAAACCGCAAACGAAATCTTATAATAGGGATTAGCATTAATTGACAGGTAGTAAGCGTATAGGCCCAAGGGACGTTCTCCTAGCCTATACGCTCCACCTTTCTAATAATACACGGGAATAAAATGGCATCTGACAACAAAATAATCGAATTGATCAAACAAGGAGATATAGCCGCCTTTAATACCCTGTTCAAGTCTGTTTATCTCCAACTTTATATACATTGCCGAAAATTTATCCCCGCCCCGGAAGACGCAAAAGACATCTTACAAAACGTCTTCCTCCGCTTTTGGGAAAAGCGTGAGAACATCGATATTCACACGTCTTTAAACGCTTATTTATACAGGGCTATACAGAACGAATGCCTCAATTACCTTCGTTCTACCGGAACTCCCTATCTGATTAGCCATAATTAATAAATTTAAGATTAATAATAAGATCTAACAATGTTACGTTTTTTATCCGTATTACACTAAAAATCATCCATTTCTCATAAGCAAGACTGTTTTTAAGATTAATAATTCAATGATTTATTATTTGATTACTATAGTATCTTTCAGTATTTGATAGCGAATACCCGTATTCGTCTTTATCACATTGAGAATCTCCGATAAATCTTCGTTGTTACGGAAACTACCGCTAAACCTTAATTTTTTTATCCCTTGATTTTCATAACGAAATACAACGTTATAGTTCCTTTCCAACAACTTTGTTATATCTTGCAGATACATCATTTTAAAAGACAAGAAACCTCCTCTCCATTGAGCGAATAGTTTCTTATCGTAAGGTACTACTTCTATCTTATTTCTACTTTTATCATAAACCGCCACTTGGTTAGGCTCAAGTAAGACCTCTTGTTTAGTCAACGTAGGTTGTACGGCGACCTTGCCATTGAACAAGGTTGTGGTTAGTTGCGAGTCTTCCATATAAGCGGAAACATTAAAGGCCGTACCAATCGCTTTCACATCAATACCGTTTGCCTTTACAACAAATGGTAAGTCTTTATTCTTTGCGACTTCAAAATAAGCTTCTCCATCCAAATAAATGCTACGATTGGAATGGCCGTAGTTCTCCGCATATTCTAGAGTTGTACAAGAGTTAAGCCAAACCCTCGTACCATCCGGTAATTGCAAATAGCTCTTCTCTCCTTTGCTCGTTACTAATTTATAATTTCCAACTGTCGATAAGTTCTCTTGATTCGTAAGATACAACGTTGATAGTGAAACACCTATGCCCAAAACCACGGCAGCGGCATATTTCATGTATTGAAGGAATAGCCTTCTTGTTTTCATTTTGGAAATAGTTTTTTTCTCTATGGATGAAAACAAACGCTCCCACTCCCTATCAACATCTACTTCGTCTTTGAGACTTTCCGCAATTATATTTTTTATATATTCTTTCATTGTTTTTTCTCGATTCTATATGTATGACACTTCAAAACGATGTGCTACTTACAAGATTGATAGATTTTTGTATTATATTTTTTCAAGAAACCAGATAATCTTTCAATCTACTTTTCAAAATCTTAAGGGCTCTATATATCTGTGTTTCCACTGTACGGACGGAGATATCCAATTTATCTGCGATCTCTTGGTTCTTGAGTCCATTTATACGACTCAATTTAAAAATGGATTTACATTGATCTGGTAATTCCTCTATCGTATTTTCCGTGATTCGTTCTATTTCAAAAATACTAAGTATCGAATAAGGATCATTATCTTCCACAGCCTCTTGTTTATCCATCTCTGATATTTCATATCGGGGAATGTCAATGGTTCCGGTAGAACTAATTACAGAACCCTGAAAAAATCATTATTTTTAGGTTTGTGCTTAACCTTTTTCCAGCCGTACACAGTAGCGGCATCAGCACAAATTATATCCTTAAATATCACAAAAGGAACTATCACTGAAGTTTTTAAGGCGATTGAAGACCAAAGTGAATATAAATTCTTTTATAATGACAATCAAATCAATTTGAATAAACGGGTTGATGTCAATATCCATGAAGAATCCATAGAACAAGTATTAAACAATGTCTTTAGAGGTACGGATATTACGTATAAGATCGTCAAGAATCACGTAGTACTTACCAACAAGACCATGAAAGATACGGAGTTGCCATCCACCAACCAAAATCGCAAACGGCTAACCGGACAAGTAGTAGGACAAGATGGGGAGCCTCTGATCGGAGTAAACGTTGTAGTGAAAGGTACTACAATCGGATCTATGACCGATATGGACGGAAACTACATTCTAGAGAATGTTCCCTCCAATGCTACCGTTGAATTCTCGTACATCGGCTATCTCCAACAAAGTATCAACGTAGGCAATAAAAGTAACCTCAACGTCACTTTAGCGGAAGACACTCAAAAGTTGGATGAGGTAGTAGTTGTTGGTTACGGTTCCTTCAAGAAAAGAGATTTAACCGGAGCTGTTTCTCAAGTAAAAGGAGACGAGATCTCGAACCTACCGCTTCGCAGCGCCGCCGACGCCTTGCAAGGAAAAGCAGCCGGTGTAACCATAACATCTAGTTCCGGTAGCCCAGGTTCACTCGGTAATGTCCGTATCCGTGGTGTCGGTACTATCAATAATAATGATCCGTTGTATGTAGTAGATGGTCTACCTCAAGGTGATATCGGTTGGTTAAATGCCCGTGATATCGAGAGCATAGAGGTATTGAAAGACGCTTCCGCACAAGCGATCTATGGTGCCCGTGCTGCCAACGGTGTGATCCTAGTATCCACAAAGCGAGGAGCTTCCGGCGAGAGTTACCGAAGCAACATCGAGTTTGATATGAACATTGGTTTCCAAGATGTAGTGAAAACGTATGACATGCTAGACGCCGAAGGTTTCATGGAATATAAGAACCGGGCTTACGCCGCATCCGGGAAAGCCTTGATCGATGATTTCGCCACACCAGAGAAGCGAGAGCAGATCCTTACTTTCCTAGGGAAAAACGGAGGACGATCCGGTACGGATTGGTGGAAAGAGAGCACCCGTAAACCCAAGGAAGCTATCAGTCAGAATTACAACCTAGCTTTCTCCGGAGGTATGAAGAAACTCAGATACCGTGCTAGCTTTGGCTATATGGATCAACAAGGAATCTTGAAAGGTTCCGACTATGAACGCCTCTCCGGTCGGTTGAACGTAGACTCTGAGGTAACCAAGTGGTTGAACCTCTCCGCAAATGTGAACGTCACGTACGAATCCAGGCGCAACCTAGATGAGAATAACTCTTACACAGCAACCGTGTTCAGTACCCTTGCGGCAGACCCAATCACTCCGGTATATCGCGACAACCTAGTGGATATCCCAGATTTCTTGCAAAACCGAATTATGGGTGGTTATGAGCCGACCAATCCTTGGTCTCGCTATACAGGCGTAATTTACTCAAACAAACCGAACACGGTTGGACAGGTAGACCGCTCCGCATTAAATCAATGGCACGGGATCGCCACGAAAAGTAATATCTCCGGCGAAGTCAAGTTGTTACCCTTCTTGACCTTCAAATCCAGTATCGCTCTTGACTTAGTCCGTAACCAAAGCGACTCTTTCCGTCCTTCTTACTATCTGGATGGAGATGAGTACTCCACTTATGCGGGCGCCAGTCGGAGCGTAGCGAATAAAGATTACTGGGTATTCGACAATTACCTAACTTACAATCAAAAATTCGACAAACATGCGGTAACAGCCATGGTCGGTACCTCCGCAGAGAAAGAGCGCTACGAGGAGATCTACGCCTATAAAGAAGGACAGGTCAACAACAACCCGAACCAGCAGATCATCAACGCCGGTACCATGAATCCCGCCGCATCAGGCTACTACGCCACGAGTACGCTGAATTCTTATTTCGGTCGTGTATTTTATTCCTTTGACAACCGTTATATGATCACAGCCAATATCCGTTGGGATGGATCCTCTAAATTTGCGGATGGTAATCGCTGGGGTTACTTCCCCTCCGTATCCGCCGGTTGGAATTTCTCGGAAGAGAGCTTCATGAAGAACCTTGAGTGGCTGTCACAAGGTAAGTTAAGAGCAGCTTGGGGTGAGATCGGGAACCAGACTATCTCCTCCGGAGCCTATATGAATACGTTCGGAAATGGTAGCTACTACCTCTTCGGTAATCCGTATCAGACGAACTTGTATGCCGGACGTACGCAGGTGGGTAATCCGGATCTGAAATGGGAGACTACTCGCCAACTGGACTTCGGATTGGATTTGGCCTTTTTCCAAGGTTCCTTGAGAGCAACCTTCGACTACTTTGACCGTCAGACAAGTGATATGTTGGTGCAAGTACCCGTGCCCAGTTCACTAGGATTCCCCAACACGCCGTGGATGAATGCCGGTAGCGTAAGCAATAAAGGTTTTGAAGTAACGCTCGGATACGACGGTAAGATCGGGAACGACTTCCAATATCATATCAACGGAAACGTATCCACCTATAAAAATAAGGTAAAAAGCCTAGGTAGTGGAGCGAATATTCCGGGTAAAGGCATCCATCTAGGATACTTCTCCTATACGATGACAGAGCCAGGACAACCGATCGGTTATTTCTACGGATATAAAACCGATGGTGTCTTCCAGACCCAAGAAGAGATCGACAACTACAAGAACAACGGTCAAATGGTAATGCCAAACGCAAAGCCGGGCGACTTAAAGTTCCAAGATTTGAACAAAGATGGTAAACTAGACGACGAAGACCGCACGATGACAGGAAATCCTCATCCAGACTTCACCTTTGGTTTGACCTTAGGCGCAGAATGGAAAGGATTCGACATCTCCGCCTTCTTCCAAGGATCAG from Parabacteroides distasonis ATCC 8503 includes these protein-coding regions:
- the obgE gene encoding GTPase ObgE — encoded protein: MAESNFVDYVKIYCRSGKGGRGSSHFRREKYIPKGGPDGGDGGRGGHVYLRGNRNYWTLLHLKYERHIMATNGESGSAKRSSGKDGEDRVIEVPCGTVVYDAETGEFICDVTEDGQQVMLLKGGRGGLGNFNFKTATNQAPRYSQPGEPALERTVILQLKLLADVGLVGFPNAGKSTLLSVVSAAKPKIANYPFTTLEPNLGIVSYRDNRSFVMADIPGIIEGASEGKGLGLRFLRHIERNSLLLFMVPAEADDIKKEYEILHNELVKYNPELLDKRRVLAITKSDMLDEELIEALSQDLPEGIPYVFISSITGLGIVELKDLLWKELNKENFHEAERIVHKNIDVSTLEFEDDDEYIFPVDEDEDDPDEEYEEYWDDDEDEDTRK
- a CDS encoding adenylate kinase, which translates into the protein MLNVVIFGAPGSGKGTQSELIIKEYGLDHISTGDVLRGEMKAETELGKIAKDYIEKGQLVPDELIVDMLANVLDSKKPAKGVIFDGFPRTIPQAKALKKMLNERGTDVSVMLNLQVEEEELIKRLLERGKVSGRSDDNLETIKSRLDVYHTQTAPLADYYVGEGKHVAIKGMGTIEEIFGRIKEAVNNVK
- the hpt gene encoding hypoxanthine phosphoribosyltransferase, translated to MDRIRLKDKEFELFIPESDIQAAIAKMAVQIKADVEGKNPLFVGVLNGAFMFVAELMRELDVPYELTFARYSSYQGTSSTGILNEIMPVQADIRGRMVILLEDIIDTGFTMSYVMEKLRSEGAADVRLATMLFKPESLKCELTPDYVGLQIPADFIVGHGLDYDELGRSYKDIYKVVE
- a CDS encoding bifunctional ADP-dependent NAD(P)H-hydrate dehydratase/NAD(P)H-hydrate epimerase; protein product: MIKIFATDKVKELDQYTIQHEPISSIDLVERAATTFVHEFCRRYSKQVRIVIFAGQGNNGADALAIARLLNEESYRVETYLFNPTEHLSVECEQNKQRLLDMERIEFTEVVRDFEPPTLTDRDVVIDGLFGSGLNRPLTGGFAAMVNYINQSEAEVVAIDIPSGLFGEDNRKNDSEAIIKASLTLTFGFPKLAFLFPENEQYVGEWKILDIGIHPDAIYETASPYSLVTEEDISYSLKSRKRFAHKGTFGHALLIAGSKGKMGAALLSAKACLRSGAGLLTVHIPTRGESIFQTAFPEAMLSLDANPDYFSTVPEIGSYSAVGMGPGLGQHLESAAAIERILQSSTKPVVIDADAINIMASNKDLFNKIPPRSILTPHPKEFDRIAGESTNSYDRLMKAQSFAAEHKICIVLKGAYTAICSPAGNIYFNSCGNPGMATAGSGDVLTGIILSLLAQDYSPETAAVVGVFLHGTAGDLAAAFRSEESMIASDITDMLGKAFKQIK
- a CDS encoding 3-keto-disaccharide hydrolase; this encodes MAAAFGLIACDNTKHNTLTEQEKAEGWELLFDGETLDGWRDYNGTALTGPWEVVNGTIQADGQGSDASGYIVTDKAYENFELSWDWKISKGGNSGLLYHVVERPQFPVPYVTGPEYQLIDDINFAEPLEDWQRCGVDYAMYLPDFNTIKVHPAGEWNNSKIIFDNGHVTYFMNGHKTVEFDAWSDDWFSRKNSGKWANAPEYGLAHKGLICLQDHGYPAWFRNIKIKELPRKTREARLFNGEDITNWDKYGTELWYVKDGLLVCESGPDKQYGYLATREYYDDFDLTVEFKQEADGNSGVFIRSFVEEKDVKVNGWQVEVAPKGFDTGGIYESYGRGWLIQIPDEKENILKQGEWNTMRIRVQGDNVQTWLNGEEMVNIRDEKIGAGQGRIALQIHDGGGIKVLWRNLHLQTL
- a CDS encoding Gfo/Idh/MocA family oxidoreductase, with the translated sequence MKNISRRSFLKTGAVAAAGLTIVPGSVLGKSFGYTAPSDKLNIAGIGVGGMGRRNLANMNTENIVALCDVDWHYADKTFKDYPKAKRFKDWRVMFDEMGKSIDAIMVATPDHTHAGVTAHAITLGKHCYTQKPLTHSVYESRLLTKLAKKYKVATQMGNQGNSFDWCRQIAEWIQSGVIGDVYEVHCWTDRPIWPQGLMKPNDTPKCPKTLDWDLWIGPAQKRPYNPVYTPWNWRGWWDFGTGALGDMACHIMDPLYWALDLKYPTSVIGSSTLSNLYSPPHAQIVTYTFPARPPKGNVKMPEVKVYWYDGGLMPPRPEELKDGQMMGDENGGIIFIGTKGKIMTGCYGMNPTLLPVSDMEHFNQPKPTIPRVKGGNGDIWSTNAHEQDWIRACKESPENRTEASSNFQFSGPFNEMVVMGVLAVRLSGLQGLHRELQWDGENMRFTNISPNDKIKIVTVDDFKVIDGDPRFDRRFAEFNAAEMANEWIKHTYNNGFSLPDMPR
- a CDS encoding sugar phosphate isomerase/epimerase family protein: MIRHIYKIMIAIVCCLLAIPSEAQTKAEKNGWRLGMQSYSFHLFPLTEALDKTQELGLKYIEIYPGHKLGGKWGDKVFDFNLDAQTQKEIKELAASKGIKIVGTGVYVAEKSSDWEKMFKFAKAMDLEFITCEPALSDWDLVEKLSKQYNIKISVHNHPQPSDYWKPENLLKAISGRSQSLGSCSDVGHWRREGLNQIDCLKQLKGRIISLHFKDIAPKKAGENEQHDVIWGTGILDVKGMLKELKSQNFKGVFSIEYEYNWENSVPDIKECIQYFNKTANEIL
- a CDS encoding RNA polymerase sigma factor — translated: MASDNKIIELIKQGDIAAFNTLFKSVYLQLYIHCRKFIPAPEDAKDILQNVFLRFWEKRENIDIHTSLNAYLYRAIQNECLNYLRSTGTPYLISHN